A genomic segment from Methanolobus zinderi encodes:
- a CDS encoding UbiD family decarboxylase, translating into MREFIEKLKENGKLVEIKDPVSKVFEAPKIAKQTNAPVLFHDIDGNRAIMNVLGSRDELAAMLGVEKDMIIQRLSEINPEGEVLLVEDSPTKEVVKTDVDLNKLPIMTHFERDGGPYITAGVVVTEYDGVMNAAIHRMLVVDKNRIAARLVAPRHTYVLHKKAAEKGEKLPVAIVLGADPAVTYASTTRVPAGKEFNYAAALRGKPVELFECSNGIKVPHAEIVLEGYIDPEERVDEGPFVDITGTYDHVRQEPVIHITKILHRKDPIYHGILPAGPEHLLMMGVPYEPRIYKAVSEVTTVKNVVLTEGGCCYLHAVVQIEKQTEGDGKNAIMAAFASHTSLKHVVVVDEDIDIFDMQDLEFAIATRVKGDMDIMIIPNVRGSSLDPRGSPDGTTTKVGIDATKVLAEAENFERAKMPE; encoded by the coding sequence ATGAGGGAATTCATCGAAAAACTCAAAGAGAACGGGAAGCTTGTTGAGATCAAAGATCCCGTGTCAAAGGTGTTTGAAGCTCCGAAGATTGCAAAACAGACCAATGCTCCTGTACTTTTTCACGATATAGATGGCAACAGGGCAATCATGAATGTCCTGGGTTCCAGAGACGAGCTCGCAGCAATGCTTGGCGTGGAAAAAGATATGATCATACAGAGACTCTCGGAAATAAATCCTGAGGGTGAAGTCTTACTGGTTGAGGATTCTCCCACAAAGGAAGTTGTGAAAACAGACGTAGACCTGAACAAACTCCCCATAATGACGCATTTTGAAAGGGACGGCGGACCCTACATCACCGCAGGCGTGGTAGTTACCGAATATGATGGTGTCATGAATGCGGCAATCCACAGGATGCTTGTGGTCGATAAGAACAGGATTGCTGCAAGGCTTGTGGCTCCAAGGCATACCTATGTGCTGCACAAAAAAGCTGCTGAGAAAGGAGAAAAACTGCCAGTAGCAATCGTTCTCGGTGCAGACCCGGCAGTCACCTACGCCTCCACAACAAGAGTACCTGCAGGCAAGGAATTCAACTACGCTGCAGCGCTCAGGGGCAAGCCTGTCGAACTGTTCGAATGCAGCAACGGTATAAAGGTTCCGCATGCAGAGATAGTCCTTGAAGGATATATTGACCCAGAAGAGCGGGTTGATGAAGGTCCTTTTGTGGATATTACCGGCACATACGACCATGTGAGACAGGAACCTGTGATACACATCACAAAGATACTGCACCGCAAGGATCCAATCTACCACGGCATACTTCCTGCCGGACCCGAACACCTTCTGATGATGGGAGTACCGTATGAGCCAAGGATCTACAAGGCAGTAAGTGAGGTAACCACTGTAAAGAATGTAGTACTCACAGAAGGCGGCTGCTGTTACCTGCATGCTGTAGTCCAGATCGAGAAACAGACAGAAGGCGACGGGAAGAATGCAATCATGGCGGCATTTGCCAGCCACACCAGCCTCAAACATGTGGTCGTGGTCGACGAGGATATCGACATTTTCGATATGCAGGATCTGGAATTTGCAATTGCTACAAGGGTAAAGGGTGACATGGATATCATGATAATACCCAATGTCCGCGGAAGTTCCCTTGACCCAAGAGGATCACCGGACGGAACCACCACAAAGGTCGGGATCGATGCGACAAAGGTGCTGGCAGAGGCAGAGAATTTCGAAAGGGCGAAAATGCCCGAATGA
- a CDS encoding ABC transporter ATP-binding protein, translating into MSSTKNAVDSKTPLIEMKNITVSRKDRKILDSVDLQINKGENIAIIGPNGSGKSSLIKVITGDYRPRADSRDMVLRILGKDKWSLFDLRDLLGIVSGDLQQEYNRDISGFEVVLSGFFSSIGIYSNHKVTLEMVATVREVMKFLEITRLSDKLISEMSTGEARRLLIGRALVHDPHILVLDEPTNSLDMKSHHQFRELTRKIASAGKSIVLVTHELDDIIPEIDRIVLLKEGKIFADGKKENILSEDKFSDLFELPVKLTRNNGYYHAIY; encoded by the coding sequence ATGTCGTCAACAAAAAATGCAGTAGACTCAAAAACACCCCTCATCGAGATGAAGAATATAACAGTGTCCAGAAAAGATCGGAAGATACTGGACTCTGTAGACCTGCAAATCAATAAAGGTGAGAACATAGCCATAATAGGACCCAACGGGTCTGGCAAATCATCCCTGATAAAGGTCATCACAGGTGATTACCGCCCCAGGGCTGACAGCAGAGATATGGTACTCCGAATACTGGGAAAGGACAAATGGAGTCTCTTTGATCTCAGGGACCTTCTGGGAATCGTTTCAGGAGACCTACAGCAGGAGTATAACAGGGACATAAGTGGTTTTGAGGTTGTACTTTCCGGTTTCTTCAGCAGTATAGGCATCTATTCAAATCATAAGGTTACGCTGGAAATGGTAGCTACGGTCCGTGAAGTGATGAAATTTCTCGAGATCACTAGACTTTCGGATAAACTGATATCCGAGATGTCAACAGGGGAGGCCAGAAGATTGCTCATAGGACGGGCTCTTGTTCACGATCCTCATATCCTGGTACTCGATGAGCCCACAAACAGCCTTGACATGAAAAGCCATCACCAATTCAGGGAGCTGACAAGAAAGATCGCATCTGCCGGAAAGAGCATAGTCCTTGTAACCCACGAACTAGATGACATCATACCCGAAATTGACAGGATTGTACTGTTGAAGGAAGGAAAGATATTTGCCGACGGGAAAAAGGAAAATATTCTCAGTGAAGATAAGTTTTCAGACCTTTTCGAGCTTCCCGTAAAGCTTACAAGAAACAATGGTTACTATCATGCGATATACTGA
- a CDS encoding dihydrolipoyl dehydrogenase family protein produces MTEKYDAFVIGTGASGTTFAYKLLDAGKKVAVADCRAYGGTCALRGCIPKKVLYGAASIVDAHNRMLGKGTGDTRNTVKWKELIDFKRTFTQPHPDRHEQNFRDSGIDTYHGVVSFEDESTLVVNDQRIQADQIVITTGSKPRELNIAGEEYLVTSEEFMELEDIPEKIIFAGGGYISFEFAHVAARCGSQVTILQRGDRVLKNFDPDLVDMLIKASEDAGIRVITGRSLERIEKMGDGFKVTGCCTEGGKEDTFSADMVVHGLGRVPALEELHLGKGGVETDDRGNIKLNEYLQSVSNPGVYAAGDCIQPGPMLTPVVSMQGDVAASNMIEGNKYTADYSVIPSTVFTIPPLAGVGITENRSSDRHKVLFHDMSEWYSAKRINLGYAASKVIIDEETDRILGAHILGPEAEELINIFAVAMKYDITATQLKSTVYSYPTLGYDLNYILK; encoded by the coding sequence ATGACAGAAAAATATGATGCTTTTGTAATCGGTACCGGTGCCTCAGGAACCACTTTTGCATATAAGTTACTGGATGCAGGCAAAAAAGTAGCGGTCGCCGATTGCAGGGCCTACGGAGGGACCTGCGCTCTGAGGGGTTGCATCCCAAAAAAGGTCCTCTACGGTGCAGCCAGCATTGTTGATGCACACAACAGAATGCTGGGAAAAGGCACCGGTGATACAAGAAATACTGTGAAATGGAAAGAACTTATAGATTTTAAAAGAACCTTCACGCAACCCCATCCAGATCGTCATGAACAAAACTTCAGGGATTCCGGTATCGACACCTATCATGGGGTGGTGAGCTTTGAGGATGAATCCACTTTAGTGGTCAATGATCAGAGAATACAGGCAGATCAAATAGTTATTACCACCGGATCAAAGCCCCGTGAGCTCAACATAGCCGGTGAGGAGTATCTGGTAACAAGTGAAGAATTCATGGAACTGGAAGATATCCCGGAAAAGATAATATTTGCAGGCGGAGGCTACATCTCCTTTGAATTTGCCCACGTTGCTGCAAGGTGCGGATCACAGGTAACTATATTGCAAAGGGGAGATCGTGTCTTGAAGAATTTTGATCCGGACCTGGTGGATATGCTTATAAAAGCATCCGAGGACGCTGGCATCCGGGTGATCACCGGTCGAAGCCTTGAAAGAATAGAGAAGATGGGCGATGGTTTCAAAGTAACAGGCTGCTGCACAGAGGGTGGAAAAGAAGATACTTTTTCAGCAGACATGGTAGTACACGGACTGGGAAGGGTTCCCGCCCTGGAAGAACTTCATCTTGGAAAAGGCGGTGTGGAAACAGACGACAGGGGAAACATAAAGCTGAACGAATACCTCCAGAGTGTCTCAAACCCCGGAGTTTACGCAGCAGGTGACTGCATACAGCCGGGACCCATGTTGACCCCTGTTGTAAGCATGCAGGGAGATGTGGCAGCAAGCAATATGATCGAAGGCAACAAGTACACTGCAGATTACAGCGTCATACCCTCGACTGTGTTTACTATACCTCCCCTTGCAGGGGTAGGGATCACGGAAAACAGGTCATCGGACAGGCATAAAGTACTCTTCCATGATATGAGTGAATGGTATTCAGCAAAAAGAATAAATCTGGGATATGCAGCATCAAAGGTAATCATCGATGAAGAAACTGACAGGATACTCGGAGCCCACATTCTTGGTCCAGAGGCTGAAGAGCTGATCAACATATTTGCAGTTGCCATGAAATATGATATTACGGCAACACAACTCAAATCCACTGTATATTCATATCCCACACTGGGATATGATCTGAACTATATACTAAAATAA
- a CDS encoding PAS domain S-box protein produces the protein MASTQYEKIPPIKPEEKMENSGKLLDELPVGVISFDKQGNILEVNRFLLDILGSPSAEATKKINMLSFPPLVSSGISGTIRQTLKNGETTSIETFYNSRWGKNLFLRIKIVPYKTDEGNIAGCHAIIEDATEVVKTEKQLEQKDLKERLISQISSKFINSTFKDIDKEIKTALEQMARFLDAERAVLFSITEDGKYVTKTHEWHSDNVHSFIKINERIPKEKFVSKQLENLDIVSIYDVEELPEEDTLKKSLKEVNITSAVLIPLSLRGSFKGFIGLDSITGPKKWDDDIFNLSKLVGEMITSLLERKHAESLLLEKEKEYEEVIDAIDAIIWKADVDREGNFTRTYISSSADSILQLPTGSIGNDWDKYFSHVHPDDMQNIHDTFQKGFQNPGVFFNADYRLVTSSGEIVWVNSNGTAHVLQDGTLRVFGNSTNITERKNAEEQITKNEKKYRSLFEQSNDGIILNTLDGRIVDTNNRVCEMTGYTREQLLNMSVLDLQTPDERIEGVNVLKKFRMEGSFSGETEYLTANGSIIFVKIDATILEGYSNLAQAVIRDITEQKIAEEAMFNAKIEAETASRIKSEFLANMSHELRTPLNSIIGFSDMLMEGHAGHLEEKQSRYVKNVSESGKYLLTLINNILDIAKIESGKMELEPENFTIGEMFDDVENLMGHLAKKKHIEFHVEKPEYIQLFADKLKIKQIIYNLLSNAIKFTPEYGIVSIFARSSDNEIIISIQDSGIGIARENLKEMFRPFRQLESSLSRQYMGTGLGLSIVKKLVELHGGSVSVESEIGKGSMFSFTIPITAPSTDT, from the coding sequence ATGGCTTCCACACAATACGAAAAAATCCCGCCTATTAAGCCAGAGGAAAAAATGGAAAACTCCGGAAAACTTCTGGACGAGCTGCCTGTAGGGGTGATCTCATTTGATAAACAGGGCAATATTCTGGAAGTGAACAGATTTCTTCTGGATATTTTAGGTTCACCTTCAGCAGAAGCAACCAAAAAGATCAATATGCTCAGCTTTCCTCCGCTTGTATCCTCCGGTATATCCGGAACTATCAGGCAGACATTAAAAAACGGAGAGACCACTTCAATCGAGACATTTTACAATTCCCGGTGGGGAAAGAATCTTTTTTTACGCATAAAAATTGTCCCATATAAAACCGATGAAGGCAATATTGCCGGATGCCATGCCATAATCGAGGATGCAACGGAAGTTGTCAAAACCGAAAAACAGCTTGAACAAAAGGATCTGAAAGAAAGACTTATTTCACAGATATCCAGTAAGTTCATAAATAGTACATTTAAGGACATCGATAAAGAGATTAAAACGGCTCTGGAACAAATGGCAAGATTCCTGGATGCCGAACGTGCAGTACTTTTCTCAATAACAGAAGACGGCAAATACGTTACAAAGACACATGAATGGCATTCTGATAATGTACATTCGTTCATAAAGATAAATGAAAGAATCCCGAAAGAAAAGTTTGTATCAAAACAACTTGAAAACCTGGATATTGTCAGTATTTATGATGTTGAGGAACTACCTGAAGAAGATACACTTAAAAAATCTCTAAAAGAGGTAAATATTACTTCGGCTGTTTTAATACCTCTCTCCTTAAGAGGATCATTTAAAGGCTTCATTGGTCTAGACTCAATAACAGGTCCCAAGAAATGGGATGATGATATATTCAATTTGTCAAAGCTTGTAGGAGAAATGATAACCAGTCTTCTTGAGCGTAAGCACGCAGAAAGTCTGCTACTCGAAAAAGAAAAAGAATATGAAGAGGTTATAGACGCCATTGATGCAATCATATGGAAGGCGGATGTTGACAGAGAAGGTAATTTTACAAGAACCTACATCTCCTCTTCAGCTGATAGTATACTTCAACTGCCTACGGGCTCTATTGGAAATGATTGGGACAAATATTTTTCACATGTGCATCCCGATGACATGCAGAATATCCATGATACGTTCCAGAAGGGTTTTCAAAACCCAGGAGTTTTCTTTAACGCTGATTACCGACTTGTTACAAGCAGCGGCGAAATAGTCTGGGTCAATTCGAATGGGACAGCACACGTGTTGCAGGATGGAACTTTACGGGTATTCGGAAACTCCACAAATATCACAGAGCGAAAGAATGCTGAAGAGCAGATCACAAAAAATGAAAAGAAATACAGATCCCTTTTTGAACAGTCAAATGATGGCATTATCCTGAACACGCTGGATGGCCGGATAGTTGATACAAATAATAGAGTCTGTGAAATGACAGGATATACCAGAGAACAACTCCTGAACATGTCGGTCCTTGACCTTCAGACTCCGGATGAGCGGATAGAAGGAGTAAATGTTCTGAAAAAATTCAGGATGGAGGGTTCTTTTAGCGGGGAAACAGAATACCTCACAGCAAATGGCAGTATTATATTTGTCAAAATCGACGCTACAATCCTCGAAGGATATAGTAATCTTGCCCAGGCCGTAATAAGAGATATAACCGAACAGAAAATAGCAGAAGAAGCCATGTTCAATGCAAAGATTGAGGCTGAGACGGCTAGCAGGATTAAGAGCGAGTTCCTTGCCAATATGAGCCATGAACTGCGCACACCACTTAATTCCATAATTGGTTTTTCGGACATGCTCATGGAGGGACATGCGGGGCATCTGGAAGAGAAACAGAGCAGGTATGTTAAAAACGTATCAGAGAGCGGAAAATATCTTCTTACGCTGATAAACAATATACTCGACATTGCAAAGATTGAAAGTGGAAAAATGGAGCTTGAGCCCGAGAATTTCACAATCGGAGAAATGTTCGACGATGTTGAGAATCTTATGGGCCATCTTGCCAAGAAAAAACACATCGAATTCCATGTGGAAAAGCCTGAGTATATCCAATTATTCGCTGATAAACTGAAGATAAAACAGATCATCTATAATCTGCTAAGCAATGCCATCAAATTCACTCCCGAGTACGGGATTGTAAGCATTTTTGCAAGATCTTCTGACAATGAGATCATTATTTCCATACAGGATAGCGGTATTGGAATCGCCCGGGAGAACTTAAAAGAGATGTTCAGGCCTTTCAGACAGCTCGAGAGTTCCCTATCGCGCCAGTACATGGGAACAGGTCTTGGGCTGTCCATTGTAAAAAAACTAGTAGAACTGCATGGTGGCAGCGTCAGTGTTGAAAGCGAAATTGGGAAGGGAAGTATGTTCAGCTTTACAATACCCATCACAGCCCCTTCAACGGACACATAA
- a CDS encoding TIGR00341 family protein, with translation MRVVQVLIPNGKREPVLAVLDEEEIDYAVWEETGRGNFEALVQFPIPPIGVEPIMEKLRDAGISKDSYAIVFSPELVVSERIGALQKRFSGKRIAREELIARAEELAPATSTFFAFLILSTVIATGGLLLDSAATIIGAMVVAPLMGPAISASVGTVLDYRKLASRGVILQVTGLLAAIATAAIIGYIVQQTTLVAPGLDIRTIPQIAERTSPNFLSLFLALGSGLAGGISIMRGAGSALVGVAIAVALVPPAATAGLGIAWGLTGVTLTAGVLVLVNLLAINVSALVLFWISGFRPMEKTAIGRARISVIVRVGVLVVAIAVLSIVLAVVTYTSYQSTLFQEEMKQEIETMYEETGYADQGVLLLDTTIDYTPTDFLLNYPPEVSIIIGYREGQDIPPDVATQVDERLKENTGLNPVVTVEFIQSQQSA, from the coding sequence ATGCGAGTAGTTCAAGTACTAATCCCAAATGGAAAACGAGAGCCAGTGCTGGCCGTGCTTGACGAAGAAGAAATCGATTACGCGGTATGGGAAGAAACAGGAAGAGGAAATTTTGAAGCCCTTGTGCAGTTTCCGATCCCTCCGATAGGTGTTGAACCTATAATGGAGAAACTGCGAGATGCAGGTATAAGCAAGGACTCCTATGCAATAGTTTTCTCTCCTGAGCTCGTGGTTTCTGAAAGGATCGGAGCGTTGCAAAAGCGCTTCTCAGGCAAACGGATCGCCAGGGAAGAACTCATTGCGCGCGCTGAAGAACTTGCACCTGCTACCTCGACATTCTTTGCATTCCTTATCCTGAGCACCGTTATTGCTACCGGAGGGCTGCTACTCGACTCGGCTGCGACAATTATTGGAGCCATGGTGGTTGCCCCGCTTATGGGGCCGGCCATCTCTGCAAGTGTAGGAACGGTACTTGACTACAGAAAACTTGCATCAAGAGGAGTGATATTACAGGTTACCGGCCTTCTTGCTGCAATCGCAACCGCCGCTATCATCGGATATATTGTACAGCAGACCACACTTGTAGCTCCTGGACTTGATATTCGCACTATACCACAGATCGCCGAGCGTACGAGTCCTAACTTCCTGTCCCTTTTCCTTGCTCTTGGTTCCGGACTTGCAGGTGGTATCAGTATCATGCGTGGTGCAGGATCAGCACTCGTAGGAGTTGCTATTGCTGTTGCACTTGTTCCGCCTGCAGCGACCGCAGGACTTGGAATTGCATGGGGCCTGACTGGAGTTACACTCACCGCAGGTGTGCTCGTACTTGTGAACCTGCTTGCAATCAATGTATCTGCACTTGTCCTTTTCTGGATCTCGGGTTTCAGGCCTATGGAGAAAACTGCGATTGGTCGTGCACGTATATCTGTAATAGTACGTGTAGGTGTTCTTGTGGTTGCCATTGCTGTACTTTCTATTGTGCTTGCAGTGGTCACATATACCTCTTACCAGAGCACACTGTTTCAAGAAGAGATGAAGCAGGAGATAGAGACTATGTATGAGGAAACGGGTTATGCTGACCAGGGGGTTCTCCTTCTCGATACAACAATTGACTACACACCTACAGACTTTTTGCTAAATTATCCTCCCGAGGTTTCCATAATCATAGGTTACCGGGAAGGACAGGACATCCCTCCCGATGTTGCCACCCAGGTTGATGAACGTCTGAAAGAGAATACAGGTCTGAATCCTGTTGTAACTGTTGAGTTCATTCAATCACAGCAATCCGCCTGA
- a CDS encoding TIGR00341 family protein: MRIVQVLIPNGKREPVLAVLDEEEIDYAVWEETGRGDFEALVQFPIPPIGVEPIFEKLLEAGISKDTYAVVYSPETVVSSRLGKLQKKYSGKRIAREELIARAEDLAPATSTFFAFLILSTIIATGGLLLDSAATIIGAMVVAPLMGPAVSASVGTILDLRKLASRGVILQVTGLLAAIATAAIIGYLVQQTILVPAGLDIREIPQVAERTSPNFLSLFLALGSGLAGAISIMRGSGSTLVGVAIAVALVPPAATAGLGIAWGLPGVALTASVLVLVNLLAINVSALALFWISGFRPMEETAVGRARKAVIGRAVILLIAIAILSIVLALVTYSTYETSLVQEQIQQEVQNMYDESGWAEEGVILVSTNVEYEPADLLLGDPPTASVLIGYQAGQTIPPDIAQRVDDRLKDTIGMDVVVRVGFIESQQAA, encoded by the coding sequence ATGCGAATAGTTCAGGTGCTTATCCCAAATGGAAAACGGGAGCCAGTACTGGCTGTACTTGACGAAGAAGAAATCGATTATGCGGTATGGGAAGAAACAGGAAGAGGAGATTTTGAAGCCCTTGTACAGTTCCCCATTCCTCCCATTGGTGTTGAACCCATATTTGAGAAACTGCTGGAGGCAGGTATAAGCAAAGATACCTATGCTGTAGTTTATTCTCCTGAGACAGTTGTTTCTTCCCGCCTGGGTAAATTGCAAAAAAAATACTCGGGCAAACGTATTGCCAGGGAGGAGCTAATTGCGCGTGCAGAAGATCTTGCACCTGCCACCTCGACATTCTTTGCATTCCTTATTCTGAGTACTATTATTGCTACCGGAGGACTGCTTCTCGACTCGGCCGCAACAATTATCGGAGCCATGGTAGTTGCCCCGCTTATGGGACCTGCAGTGTCCGCCAGTGTAGGAACAATCCTTGACTTAAGAAAGCTCGCATCCAGAGGCGTTATACTGCAGGTTACCGGCCTTCTGGCTGCAATCGCAACCGCCGCGATCATCGGTTACCTCGTTCAGCAGACTATACTTGTACCAGCCGGACTGGATATCCGTGAGATCCCCCAGGTCGCCGAACGTACAAGCCCGAACTTCCTGTCCCTTTTCCTTGCCCTTGGTTCAGGACTTGCCGGAGCCATAAGCATCATGCGCGGTTCCGGATCAACACTGGTAGGAGTTGCAATTGCAGTTGCACTCGTTCCACCTGCGGCGACCGCCGGACTTGGGATTGCCTGGGGCCTGCCAGGAGTGGCACTTACTGCATCTGTACTGGTACTGGTAAACCTGCTTGCTATCAATGTATCCGCACTTGCCCTTTTCTGGATCTCGGGGTTCAGGCCCATGGAGGAAACTGCAGTCGGTCGTGCTCGTAAAGCTGTGATCGGACGTGCGGTCATCCTTTTGATCGCCATTGCTATCCTTTCTATTGTACTCGCACTTGTCACATATTCCACCTACGAAACATCCCTGGTCCAGGAACAGATCCAACAGGAAGTACAGAACATGTATGATGAATCCGGGTGGGCTGAAGAGGGAGTGATACTTGTAAGTACAAATGTAGAGTATGAACCTGCAGACCTTCTGCTGGGTGATCCTCCCACGGCTTCCGTACTGATAGGCTATCAGGCAGGGCAGACCATACCACCCGACATTGCCCAAAGGGTCGATGATCGTCTCAAGGATACTATTGGGATGGATGTCGTCGTAAGGGTTGGATTCATCGAATCGCAACAGGCTGCCTGA
- a CDS encoding CxxC-x17-CxxC domain-containing protein — MGYDNRGGKGRGGGFRSSGPREMHKATCSDCKQETEVPFKPDGDRPVYCRECFQKHKPSRY; from the coding sequence ATGGGATACGATAACAGAGGCGGAAAAGGTAGAGGCGGCGGCTTCAGATCCAGTGGTCCAAGAGAGATGCACAAGGCAACATGCTCAGACTGCAAACAGGAAACAGAAGTACCGTTCAAACCAGATGGTGACAGACCTGTTTACTGCAGGGAGTGTTTCCAGAAACACAAACCTTCAAGATATTAA